In Bacillus sp. NP247, one DNA window encodes the following:
- a CDS encoding kinase, with translation MSTNEIMKVIKEHKDERFILGIDGLSRSGKTTLVKELEEDMKKSGIPFHIFHIDDHITERNKRYNTGFAEWYEYYNLQWDIEWLQQNLFQKLQSDMQLELPYYHDETDTCEMKEIHLPLVGVIIVEGVFLQRKEWKEYFHYMVYLDCSRETRFLRESEETQKNIPKFQSRYWKAEEYYLEKESPRDLADFVIRNM, from the coding sequence ATGAGCACAAATGAAATAATGAAAGTTATTAAGGAACATAAAGATGAGCGATTTATACTAGGTATAGACGGACTAAGTCGTTCGGGTAAAACAACTTTGGTTAAAGAGTTGGAAGAAGATATGAAGAAAAGTGGAATCCCGTTTCATATATTCCATATTGATGATCATATTACCGAGCGTAACAAGCGATATAATACTGGATTTGCAGAATGGTATGAGTACTACAACCTTCAATGGGATATAGAGTGGTTGCAGCAAAACTTATTTCAGAAGTTACAAAGTGACATGCAATTAGAGTTGCCATACTATCATGATGAAACAGACACATGTGAAATGAAAGAAATACATCTTCCTTTAGTAGGTGTAATAATTGTTGAAGGTGTTTTTCTGCAGCGAAAAGAATGGAAAGAGTACTTTCATTATATGGTGTACTTGGATTGTTCAAGAGAAACAAGGTTTCTTCGCGAGAGTGAGGAAACGCAGAAAAACATTCCAAAGTTTCAAAGTAGGTATTGGAAAGCTGAGGAGTATTATTTGGAAAAGGAATCACCGAGGGATTTGGCGGATTTCGTAATACGCAATATGTAA
- a CDS encoding helix-turn-helix transcriptional regulator produces the protein MAIIINIDVMLAKRKMSVTELSEKVGITMANLSILKNGKAKAIRITTLDAICKALECQPGDILEYQPEE, from the coding sequence ATGGCAATAATAATTAATATTGATGTAATGTTAGCTAAACGAAAAATGAGTGTAACTGAACTTTCAGAGAAGGTCGGCATTACAATGGCTAACCTTTCTATATTAAAAAATGGAAAAGCAAAAGCAATTAGAATTACAACTTTAGATGCTATTTGTAAAGCATTAGAATGCCAACCTGGGGATATTTTAGAATATCAACCAGAAGAGTGA
- a CDS encoding DUF3887 domain-containing protein, with the protein MKRMLLIIIGAIAAFALAACTGNKVDGSTSKKIIPKAEEIVTLLNETKYKEVHDKFDSKMKTTLSEEKMKDLTPVIEKAGTFEKIEKKSIEEKDGLYTVVLVAKYSNENRTFIVTYNDKEEIAGLFIKK; encoded by the coding sequence ATGAAAAGAATGTTACTCATAATCATTGGCGCTATCGCGGCATTTGCACTTGCAGCATGTACGGGTAATAAAGTAGATGGAAGTACTTCAAAAAAAATTATTCCGAAAGCGGAAGAAATTGTAACGTTACTAAATGAAACTAAGTATAAAGAAGTGCATGATAAATTTGATAGCAAGATGAAAACTACATTATCAGAGGAGAAAATGAAGGATCTTACTCCTGTAATTGAAAAAGCTGGTACATTCGAAAAGATTGAGAAAAAGTCGATTGAGGAAAAAGATGGTTTATATACTGTTGTTCTTGTAGCAAAATATAGTAATGAGAATCGTACTTTTATAGTCACTTATAATGATAAAGAAGAAATAGCGGGATTGTTTATTAAAAAGTAG
- a CDS encoding DUF2812 domain-containing protein, translated as METKKIFKPFAVWSVEKEEAFLRDMHQQGWALQKYNIMYTFKKTKTKDVVYKADFRLDYKDSKEKQKEYIEIYEMCGWKHVTSFAKWNYFCKDVEDDNELPDIYSEKETKVQKMKELLQFFAFISITILPSMYNVFLSSTESRVPIWAKVMLGFVGCMYMYLFIRLSWKIKKLKSEIL; from the coding sequence ATGGAGACAAAGAAGATATTCAAACCTTTCGCGGTATGGAGCGTAGAAAAAGAAGAAGCTTTTTTACGGGATATGCACCAACAAGGCTGGGCATTACAAAAATATAATATAATGTATACGTTTAAGAAAACTAAGACGAAAGATGTAGTATATAAAGCGGATTTTAGATTGGATTATAAAGATTCGAAAGAAAAACAAAAAGAATATATTGAAATATATGAAATGTGTGGATGGAAACATGTAACGAGTTTTGCAAAATGGAATTATTTTTGTAAAGATGTAGAAGATGATAATGAGTTACCTGATATTTATTCAGAAAAGGAAACGAAGGTACAAAAAATGAAGGAATTACTACAATTTTTTGCATTTATTTCAATAACTATATTACCCTCAATGTATAACGTATTTTTAAGTTCAACAGAATCAAGAGTGCCAATTTGGGCGAAAGTTATGCTGGGGTTTGTTGGTTGTATGTATATGTATCTCTTTATAAGGCTCTCTTGGAAAATTAAGAAATTGAAAAGCGAAATATTATAA
- a CDS encoding HAD-IA family hydrolase, with product MNILWDFDGTLFNTYPAYTMMLSEILGDAVDKQEIYKNLKISYSHAIQYYNISNEQEEQIKVLKKQFTPKDMKPFEGVEEILKFAHKNVIMTHKHRAGVMEILKYYGWDKYFVDMVTIDDGFPRKPNSLAYDHLHKKHNIDLAIGDRELDLLPAKELGISTCMFHGKSDVADYSLSHYSEFFKVVNDREFSL from the coding sequence ATGAATATATTATGGGATTTTGATGGAACGTTATTTAATACGTATCCTGCATATACAATGATGCTTTCTGAAATATTAGGTGATGCAGTAGATAAACAAGAAATATACAAAAACTTAAAAATATCATATTCCCACGCAATTCAATATTACAACATTTCAAATGAACAGGAAGAACAGATTAAAGTTTTGAAGAAACAGTTTACTCCAAAAGATATGAAACCATTTGAAGGTGTCGAAGAGATTTTGAAATTTGCGCATAAAAACGTGATTATGACACATAAACATAGGGCAGGAGTTATGGAAATCTTAAAGTATTATGGATGGGACAAATACTTCGTCGATATGGTTACAATTGACGATGGTTTCCCCCGAAAACCGAACTCTTTAGCTTATGATCATTTACATAAAAAGCATAATATTGATCTAGCAATTGGAGATAGAGAGTTAGATTTATTGCCTGCAAAGGAATTAGGTATTTCAACATGTATGTTTCATGGTAAAAGTGATGTAGCGGATTATTCTTTATCGCATTACTCTGAGTTTTTTAAGGTAGTGAATGATAGAGAGTTTTCTTTATAA
- a CDS encoding PadR family transcriptional regulator, whose amino-acid sequence MNRKSQKYIPLTEATYYILLSLVKPMHGYGIMQMVEEMTNGEVKLGPGTLYGNTTKLLKEKLIVEVASTDRKKCYELTPFGREVLELEYNRLQRSVKNGNSILGE is encoded by the coding sequence ATGAATAGGAAATCGCAAAAATATATTCCATTAACTGAGGCGACATATTACATATTATTGTCACTAGTGAAGCCAATGCATGGTTATGGAATTATGCAAATGGTAGAAGAGATGACAAATGGGGAAGTCAAGCTCGGTCCTGGTACTTTATACGGGAATACGACGAAGTTATTGAAAGAAAAGTTAATTGTTGAAGTAGCATCTACAGACAGAAAAAAGTGCTATGAGTTAACGCCGTTTGGGAGAGAAGTGTTGGAACTAGAGTACAACAGATTACAGCGTTCGGTTAAAAACGGGAATAGTATTTTAGGGGAGTGA
- a CDS encoding fatty acid desaturase, with protein sequence MTLQNTKNLKKQVAPFEKSTAKKSVWQIINTVVPFIILWYLAYKSLSVSYWLALVPAVLAAGFMTRIFIIFHDCTHHSFFKSRRVNRIVGTCMGVLTLFPFDQWGHEHSVHHATSGNLDKRGTGDIWTLTVNEYLAAPFRIRLAYRLYRNPLVMFGLGPIYVFLLKNRFNRKGARKKERMNTYLTNVLIVALVGLFCWAIGWQSFLLVHGSIFLIAGSIGIWLFYVQHTFEDSYFEEDKEWEYVKAAVEGSSFYKLPKILQFLTGNIGYHHVHHLSPRVPNYKLEEAHNNTLPLKNVPTITLATSLRSLRFRLWDEQSNNFVSFKDVKNIIKNNVSVRVKSEL encoded by the coding sequence ATGACATTACAAAATACTAAAAATTTAAAAAAACAAGTTGCTCCTTTTGAAAAATCAACGGCAAAAAAAAGTGTTTGGCAAATCATCAATACGGTAGTGCCATTTATTATCTTATGGTACCTTGCTTATAAAAGTTTGTCCGTTTCTTATTGGTTAGCATTAGTTCCAGCTGTGTTAGCCGCTGGATTTATGACACGGATTTTCATTATTTTTCATGATTGTACCCATCATTCTTTCTTTAAAAGTCGTCGTGTAAATAGAATAGTAGGGACATGTATGGGTGTTTTAACTTTATTCCCGTTTGATCAATGGGGGCATGAGCATTCCGTTCATCACGCTACAAGTGGTAATTTGGATAAGCGAGGTACAGGAGATATTTGGACCCTTACAGTGAATGAATATTTGGCAGCGCCATTTAGAATCCGTTTAGCATATCGTTTATATCGCAATCCATTGGTTATGTTTGGTTTAGGTCCGATTTATGTTTTCCTACTTAAAAATAGATTTAACAGAAAAGGTGCTAGAAAGAAGGAACGCATGAATACCTATTTGACGAATGTTTTAATTGTTGCTTTAGTAGGGTTATTTTGCTGGGCAATCGGATGGCAATCGTTTCTTTTAGTACATGGTTCCATATTCTTAATAGCAGGTTCAATAGGTATTTGGCTGTTTTACGTACAGCACACATTCGAGGATTCTTATTTTGAAGAGGATAAAGAGTGGGAATATGTGAAAGCGGCAGTGGAAGGAAGTTCTTTTTATAAACTTCCCAAAATCCTGCAATTTCTAACTGGTAATATTGGGTATCATCATGTTCACCATTTAAGTCCAAGGGTACCTAACTATAAACTAGAAGAGGCACACAATAATACGCTTCCTTTAAAAAATGTACCAACGATTACTCTTGCTACAAGTTTACGGTCACTCCGTTTCCGTCTTTGGGATGAGCAAAGTAACAATTTTGTTAGCTTTAAAGATGTTAAAAATATTATTAAAAATAATGTTTCTGTTCGGGTGAAATCTGAACTATAA
- a CDS encoding DUF2975 domain-containing protein encodes MKQGSTLFLKTAIILIGIPVLALCIFLVPNIGNYAAELYPDIAYIKYLILINLYATVLPFYFALYQAFKLVSFIDKGNAFSKLSVRALKKIKNCAVTISILYVVGMPLFYLVAERDDAPGIIILGMLMIFASLVIAVFAAVLQRLLKDAIDIKSENDLTV; translated from the coding sequence ATGAAACAAGGATCAACACTCTTTTTAAAGACAGCTATTATTCTGATTGGAATCCCTGTCCTTGCTTTATGTATATTTTTAGTTCCTAACATAGGGAATTATGCAGCGGAATTGTATCCCGATATTGCATATATAAAATATCTTATTTTAATCAATCTGTATGCAACGGTACTACCTTTTTATTTCGCTCTGTATCAAGCTTTTAAACTTGTAAGCTTCATTGACAAGGGTAACGCCTTCTCGAAATTATCTGTTAGAGCTTTAAAAAAGATAAAAAACTGCGCAGTAACAATCAGTATTTTATATGTGGTAGGTATGCCACTCTTCTATCTTGTGGCGGAAAGAGACGATGCACCTGGTATTATTATACTTGGCATGCTTATGATCTTTGCTTCATTGGTTATCGCAGTCTTTGCTGCCGTTCTCCAAAGACTTCTAAAAGATGCGATAGATATAAAATCAGAAAATGATTTAACGGTCTGA
- a CDS encoding LytTR family DNA-binding domain-containing protein, with translation MSIFILEDDAIQAQQMKRLVEEICEKYMLPYDFIEVTSKSETIIENIPRATYVPIYFLDIEIKREERKGLQVAQEIRKYDTQGIIVFVTTHSEFAPISYQYMVSALTFIDKGLPYEERYQVFEQCFLQYEERNKATIPNDDFIVENNNATVRVPFHTVEYIMTDEPHRLALVTLDRIVYFYGALKEIEIIDERLFRCHQSYIVNTKQMSSYDAKQKMMILKSGKRIPVSRRLVSKVRKMLKGEM, from the coding sequence ATGAGTATTTTCATTTTAGAAGATGATGCCATACAAGCGCAGCAAATGAAGCGGTTAGTTGAAGAGATTTGTGAGAAATATATGTTGCCATATGATTTTATTGAAGTAACTAGTAAAAGTGAAACTATTATTGAAAACATTCCAAGGGCGACTTATGTACCAATTTACTTTTTAGATATTGAGATTAAAAGAGAAGAACGTAAAGGGCTGCAAGTAGCACAAGAGATTCGTAAATATGATACACAAGGGATTATTGTGTTTGTAACGACGCATTCTGAATTTGCACCAATCTCGTATCAATATATGGTATCAGCGTTAACATTTATTGATAAAGGTTTGCCTTATGAAGAACGCTATCAAGTTTTTGAACAATGTTTTCTTCAATATGAAGAGCGTAATAAGGCTACTATTCCGAATGACGATTTTATCGTTGAAAATAATAATGCGACTGTGCGAGTCCCATTTCATACAGTTGAGTATATTATGACCGATGAGCCACATCGTTTAGCATTAGTTACGTTAGATCGTATCGTTTATTTTTACGGGGCATTAAAGGAGATTGAAATAATAGATGAACGTTTATTTCGTTGTCATCAATCATATATCGTGAATACGAAGCAAATGTCTTCTTACGATGCGAAGCAAAAAATGATGATATTAAAAAGTGGGAAACGAATTCCAGTATCGCGTCGTTTAGTTAGTAAAGTACGTAAAATGTTAAAGGGTGAGATGTAA
- a CDS encoding YhfC family glutamic-type intramembrane protease encodes MNGLIFTAMISCGLPLIALLYAFWKKRYIPYMLGVLAFVVSQVLIRIQILKYLGENSTSFSMFSAMQPVLFAVALSLSAGIFEEIARFIVMRYFMKQRDWQSGFLFGAGHGGIEAVLIVGIPVVSFLLTQTVVQGSENYYIGGIERIFAMVLHVGLSFIVLQAVVQKKFRFVIIAILIHGAVNTLAGIIPLYVPANSEIFVVEVTLAICALLVFSYSLLLKRKGVLK; translated from the coding sequence ATGAATGGTCTTATTTTCACAGCAATGATTAGCTGTGGTTTACCGCTTATAGCACTTTTATATGCTTTTTGGAAGAAACGCTATATCCCGTATATGTTAGGTGTATTGGCTTTTGTTGTATCACAAGTTTTGATCCGTATACAAATACTAAAATATTTAGGGGAGAATAGCACTTCTTTTTCAATGTTCAGTGCAATGCAGCCAGTATTATTTGCTGTAGCACTTAGTTTGTCAGCAGGTATTTTTGAAGAGATAGCTCGCTTTATCGTAATGCGCTATTTTATGAAACAACGAGATTGGCAGTCTGGATTTTTATTTGGGGCAGGGCATGGTGGTATTGAAGCGGTGTTGATCGTCGGTATTCCAGTAGTATCTTTCTTATTAACACAAACCGTAGTTCAAGGTAGTGAAAATTATTATATCGGCGGGATTGAACGTATCTTTGCAATGGTATTACATGTTGGACTTTCCTTTATAGTATTGCAAGCTGTCGTTCAAAAGAAATTCCGTTTTGTTATCATTGCAATTCTCATCCATGGGGCTGTAAATACATTAGCTGGCATTATACCACTATATGTACCTGCAAATAGTGAAATATTCGTTGTAGAAGTTACATTAGCGATTTGTGCTTTACTTGTTTTTAGTTATAGTTTGCTCTTAAAAAGAAAGGGTGTATTAAAATGA
- a CDS encoding GNAT family N-acetyltransferase produces the protein MGFPKLETERLLLRELTLLDAETMFHYFSKESVIRYFGMDSFENVEQAKTTIQTFRKRNEEGSVFRWGIEKKGTDQLIGTCGFHLINNHHKRAEIGYELDDTYWGQGYASEALQAMLAYGFETLHFIRIAAVVYIENEASCNLLKKAGFQEEGLLRKYMIQNDVAHDTVVYSLLKEDWQK, from the coding sequence ATGGGGTTTCCAAAATTAGAAACAGAACGTTTACTATTAAGAGAACTTACACTATTAGATGCAGAAACGATGTTCCATTATTTTTCAAAAGAATCCGTTATTCGTTATTTCGGAATGGACTCTTTCGAAAATGTTGAGCAAGCGAAAACGACTATTCAAACGTTTAGAAAGCGTAATGAAGAGGGAAGCGTATTTCGCTGGGGAATAGAGAAGAAAGGAACGGATCAATTAATTGGTACGTGTGGATTTCATTTAATTAACAATCATCATAAACGGGCTGAAATTGGTTATGAGCTAGATGATACATATTGGGGGCAAGGATATGCATCTGAAGCACTACAGGCTATGCTAGCTTACGGATTTGAAACGTTGCACTTTATAAGAATTGCAGCTGTCGTATATATAGAAAATGAAGCTTCTTGTAATTTATTAAAAAAAGCCGGATTTCAAGAAGAAGGATTACTTCGAAAATATATGATTCAAAATGATGTTGCTCATGATACGGTCGTTTATTCATTATTAAAAGAAGATTGGCAAAAGTAA
- a CDS encoding VOC family protein encodes MNLKMKYIILYVEKFEECLRFYKDILQLPIKAEHGTYIEFNTGTTILAMNTREDVRELTGLPLTEGVLQSSHFELGFVVENVQETIEQFREQGIKVLVEPMTKPWGQTIAYIADPDGNYIEICSSLE; translated from the coding sequence ATGAACTTAAAAATGAAATACATTATTTTATATGTAGAAAAGTTTGAGGAATGTTTAAGGTTCTATAAAGATATTTTACAGTTACCTATAAAAGCAGAGCACGGTACATATATTGAATTTAATACTGGAACTACAATTTTAGCGATGAATACGCGAGAGGATGTAAGGGAGTTAACTGGATTACCACTTACAGAAGGGGTATTACAGTCTTCTCATTTTGAATTAGGATTCGTTGTTGAGAATGTGCAAGAAACGATTGAGCAATTCAGAGAACAAGGTATTAAGGTTTTAGTTGAACCGATGACGAAACCGTGGGGACAAACAATTGCTTACATTGCCGATCCAGACGGTAATTATATTGAAATTTGTAGTTCATTAGAATAG
- a CDS encoding beta-propeller fold lactonase family protein, translating into MQRMNNYFRARASMVYMMTNNEVMNHIVAFHMDTNGMLTFVGSYRTYGRGTGIKEVSTETANDGIDPLASQGSLTLSRDGRFLFAVNAGSHSISSFIIADNGVPVFVDVKSSGGAQPNSIGVYDNLLYVSNVGNAANNFASNITGFHIDDKGNLTPIPGSTHALSTFNAQPAQVLFTPDGSKIVVSELTSNHLSVFHVNKDGTVTGPIVNNSYGKGPLGAYFLSSGILLVTEAVSNALSSYSLSNDGTLHVISGSVQNGYKTACWVITTKDERFAYTTNTLSGTISTYQIVPNGALSVVRHITSTPPGTAPGLPMDVGVSKDGRHFYTLNGNQGTVSAFNIQNDGSLVRLQVVASSNVPYFGSQGLAVL; encoded by the coding sequence ATGCAGAGAATGAACAATTATTTTCGTGCTCGTGCGAGTATGGTATACATGATGACTAATAATGAAGTAATGAATCACATTGTTGCTTTTCATATGGATACGAATGGAATGCTCACTTTTGTGGGTTCTTACCGAACTTACGGAAGAGGTACTGGTATAAAGGAAGTTTCTACAGAAACAGCAAACGATGGTATAGATCCTCTAGCATCACAAGGTTCTCTCACTTTATCCCGTGATGGTCGTTTCCTATTTGCAGTTAACGCAGGCAGTCATAGTATTAGTAGCTTTATCATAGCAGATAACGGGGTGCCGGTTTTCGTGGATGTAAAGTCATCAGGGGGTGCTCAGCCCAATAGCATTGGTGTGTATGATAATCTTCTCTACGTCTCCAATGTAGGTAATGCTGCAAACAATTTTGCATCAAATATTACTGGATTTCACATAGATGATAAGGGAAACCTTACACCTATTCCAGGATCCACTCATGCTCTCAGTACCTTTAATGCTCAGCCCGCACAAGTTCTCTTCACCCCGGATGGTAGTAAAATCGTTGTCTCCGAGCTTACATCGAACCATCTCAGTGTCTTCCATGTAAATAAAGATGGTACGGTTACAGGACCAATCGTAAATAATTCTTACGGTAAAGGCCCTTTGGGTGCTTACTTTTTATCGTCCGGAATTCTCTTAGTGACAGAAGCGGTTTCAAATGCGTTGTCATCTTATTCATTGAGCAATGACGGTACTCTTCATGTTATCAGCGGCTCTGTACAAAACGGATATAAAACTGCTTGTTGGGTTATAACAACGAAGGATGAACGTTTTGCCTACACTACGAACACTTTAAGTGGCACCATATCCACCTACCAAATCGTCCCGAATGGAGCACTGTCGGTAGTAAGGCATATTACTAGTACACCGCCGGGGACTGCGCCAGGTCTTCCGATGGATGTTGGAGTGAGTAAAGATGGACGACATTTTTACACCCTTAACGGAAATCAGGGGACAGTGTCAGCATTTAATATTCAAAATGATGGTAGTCTAGTAAGGTTGCAGGTTGTTGCTTCATCCAATGTGCCTTATTTTGGGTCGCAAGGTTTAGCTGTTCTTTAA
- a CDS encoding GHKL domain-containing protein: protein MYIYDLFALLLTSMSHTFLYIQLVRYNRLSYRMLAVLSAIFIILLAIVVTVTRYPELNSTIVLFLISLGLMQNELKFKHNLYFALVSMVVITLVKMLCFELGMKLFMLTPFNLYLWTGSIIHLCVSLVTFVGIIVARKQIQKIAQYIVGSPLYYISYVLLIIGFMIELILTSPSNDFLANLNQQYGELSFISAIILFLVLLLIVLLSSHLAKEKLVEEHEKRLDKELLEYVEKLESMHDELASFRHDYINVLLALEAGIRTKNVNEIEQVYYDVITPTLKLINDHELDIAKLSRIHIPEVKSVLRAKVGTAQQQQIKIMLDIPGQIETVSMSTVSFIRIISVLLDNAIEEAVQSEEKIMQIAFFEMNAEQYFVVHNSSHYKEIDLQKIYEKNYSSKVGDRGYGLFSLKRIINKTNNAMLETTYKSPYFTQTFILKKITIYDGNQTE, encoded by the coding sequence ATGTATATTTATGATTTATTTGCACTACTACTTACTAGTATGAGTCATACATTCTTATACATTCAATTAGTCCGGTACAATAGATTGTCATATAGAATGTTAGCAGTTTTAAGTGCCATATTTATTATTTTGCTTGCAATTGTCGTAACAGTAACGAGATATCCAGAGTTAAATAGTACAATTGTGTTATTTCTAATAAGTTTAGGATTAATGCAAAATGAATTGAAATTTAAGCATAATTTATATTTTGCATTAGTTAGTATGGTTGTTATTACATTGGTGAAAATGTTGTGTTTTGAATTAGGTATGAAGTTATTTATGTTAACACCATTTAATTTATATTTATGGACAGGGAGTATCATCCATCTTTGCGTGTCATTAGTTACTTTTGTTGGTATTATAGTAGCCCGTAAACAAATTCAAAAGATTGCACAGTATATTGTAGGAAGTCCGCTGTATTATATTAGTTATGTTTTGCTAATTATAGGGTTTATGATTGAATTAATTTTGACGAGTCCATCCAATGATTTTTTAGCAAATTTAAATCAACAATATGGTGAATTGAGTTTTATTTCAGCAATTATATTGTTTTTAGTATTACTACTTATTGTATTACTGAGTTCACATTTAGCGAAAGAGAAGTTAGTGGAAGAGCATGAAAAACGTTTAGATAAAGAGTTACTCGAATATGTGGAGAAATTAGAATCGATGCATGATGAACTGGCTAGTTTTCGCCATGATTATATAAATGTGCTACTTGCGTTAGAAGCGGGTATACGTACAAAAAATGTGAACGAAATCGAGCAAGTTTATTATGACGTAATTACTCCTACTTTAAAATTAATAAATGATCATGAACTCGATATTGCGAAATTATCTCGTATACATATTCCTGAAGTGAAAAGCGTATTACGAGCGAAAGTTGGTACTGCCCAGCAACAACAAATAAAAATAATGCTTGATATACCAGGGCAAATTGAAACGGTTTCGATGTCTACTGTTTCATTTATTCGCATCATTTCAGTTTTATTAGATAATGCAATTGAAGAGGCTGTACAGAGTGAGGAAAAGATAATGCAAATTGCCTTTTTTGAAATGAATGCAGAGCAATATTTTGTTGTACATAATAGCTCTCATTATAAAGAGATTGATTTACAAAAAATTTATGAGAAAAACTACTCGAGTAAAGTAGGGGATAGAGGGTATGGGTTATTCTCATTAAAACGCATTATAAATAAAACGAATAACGCAATGTTAGAAACTACTTATAAGAGCCCTTATTTCACACAAACCTTCATACTAAAAAAGATAACCATTTATGATGGAAATCAAACCGAATAA
- a CDS encoding MoxR family ATPase, protein MIHKLKENIGSVFVGKENVIDLLLVSLLAEGHVLLEDVPGTGKTLLAKTISKSIGGNFSRVQFTPDVLPSDVTGIEYFNPKTSEFELRLGPVMTNILLADEINRAMPRTQSSLLEAMEERQVTLEKQSTPLPKPFFVIATQNPIESQGTFPLPDAQLDRFLMTISIGYPAPEDELKMMRRFRNNAPLESITSVISLEDILEAQQQVKGIFVSEPLEHYIIKLAHATRNHDYIANGVSPRATLALVRAVQALAFLRGREYCTPEDIQFLVPSVWNHRIVLSMEGALRTTKNEITQRILKEVDVPVEIEQA, encoded by the coding sequence ATGATACATAAATTAAAAGAAAATATAGGATCTGTGTTTGTTGGTAAGGAGAATGTTATTGATCTATTACTCGTTTCACTGCTTGCTGAAGGCCATGTACTGCTTGAAGATGTTCCTGGTACTGGGAAAACTTTGTTAGCGAAAACCATTTCAAAAAGCATTGGTGGTAATTTTTCTCGCGTTCAATTTACCCCTGATGTACTTCCGAGTGATGTAACAGGTATTGAATATTTCAATCCAAAAACGAGTGAATTCGAATTAAGACTTGGACCAGTTATGACAAATATTCTACTTGCAGATGAAATTAACCGTGCGATGCCGAGAACACAGTCTAGTTTGTTAGAAGCGATGGAAGAACGACAAGTAACGCTTGAAAAGCAGTCTACTCCTCTTCCAAAACCGTTTTTTGTTATTGCGACGCAAAACCCGATTGAATCACAAGGAACTTTCCCGCTTCCAGATGCACAACTTGATCGTTTTTTAATGACGATTTCAATTGGTTATCCGGCTCCTGAAGATGAATTAAAAATGATGCGCCGTTTTCGTAACAATGCACCGTTAGAAAGCATCACATCTGTCATTTCTTTAGAGGACATTTTAGAAGCGCAGCAACAAGTGAAAGGAATTTTCGTATCAGAACCGTTAGAACACTACATTATTAAACTTGCTCACGCTACAAGAAATCACGATTACATCGCTAACGGTGTAAGCCCGCGTGCCACATTAGCTTTAGTACGTGCAGTTCAAGCATTAGCCTTTTTACGCGGGAGAGAATATTGCACACCTGAAGATATACAATTTTTAGTTCCTTCTGTTTGGAATCACCGTATCGTCTTATCGATGGAAGGTGCCTTACGCACGACAAAAAATGAAATCACGCAAAGGATTTTAAAAGAAGTTGACGTACCTGTGGAGATTGAACAAGCATGA